From the Acetobacter aceti genome, one window contains:
- the dnaG gene encoding DNA primase, with protein sequence MSLDAAFLDELRARTPLAPLIGRRVKLTRSGRNWKGCCPFHGEKTPSFYVYDDHFHCFGCGAHGDAISFVMQIEGKAFPEAVDTLAAEAGLTVPRPSPQAREEAARQRTLGDVLEAAQRIYTHDLHQPAGRPGLDYLRRRGLTDETIAAFGLGWASDRRNALVDALKPHGITPEAMAEAGLMRFDEQGHPKGELFWNRVTFPIRDRRGDLVSFGGRILGDGQPKYLNGPETALYSKRRLLFGFDRARPALRAARPKGAPPVEALVVEGYMDVIALHQAGFTGAVAPLGTAMTPEQLEILWQATSSPILCFDGDAAGRRAAIRAAETALPLISAERGLRICLLPEGEDPDSLLQHRGREAVATLFDQARPLAEMLFDLLAEGTPAQPTPEQRAALRGRLTQAAAKIEDKTLGSEYRSSLLDRFFQTYRQKRPSYGGGKAYGGGRSGKAGPALPDISLGARAEIPFSGDRGSLEKLTDLVLRYPWLAEHVGDAWCRLALPEDLTDLRSAIMMFVEEDLDAEGRFHPEDMHVRLMQVLAIQGLSEKADVVIRASCSPTAERRPDPATSDESPEMQWWHFYANVNRAEFEADVVRDTEAWTRNGMDPEEWDRLKSRIDALSGLRRMEDGSS encoded by the coding sequence ATGAGCCTTGATGCCGCCTTCCTCGACGAACTCCGCGCGAGAACCCCGCTCGCGCCCCTGATCGGACGTCGCGTCAAGCTCACGCGCTCAGGACGCAACTGGAAGGGGTGCTGCCCCTTCCACGGCGAGAAAACCCCGTCTTTCTACGTCTACGATGACCATTTCCACTGCTTCGGGTGCGGTGCGCACGGCGACGCCATCTCTTTCGTCATGCAGATCGAAGGAAAAGCTTTCCCTGAGGCCGTGGATACCCTCGCCGCCGAAGCCGGGCTCACTGTGCCCAGGCCCAGTCCTCAGGCGCGTGAGGAGGCGGCCCGTCAGAGAACCCTCGGCGACGTGCTCGAAGCCGCCCAGCGCATCTACACCCACGACCTGCATCAGCCTGCCGGACGCCCGGGCCTCGACTACCTCCGTCGACGCGGCCTTACCGATGAGACCATCGCCGCCTTCGGCCTCGGCTGGGCCAGCGATCGCCGCAACGCGCTGGTGGATGCTCTCAAGCCCCACGGCATCACACCCGAAGCCATGGCGGAAGCCGGACTCATGCGCTTTGACGAGCAGGGGCATCCCAAAGGCGAACTGTTCTGGAACCGCGTGACATTCCCTATCCGGGACCGGCGCGGCGACCTCGTCTCCTTCGGCGGTCGCATTCTCGGCGACGGACAGCCCAAATACCTCAACGGCCCCGAAACCGCGCTCTATTCCAAACGCCGTCTCCTGTTCGGTTTCGACCGCGCCCGTCCGGCCTTGCGCGCCGCCCGTCCCAAGGGCGCGCCACCAGTCGAGGCTCTGGTCGTCGAAGGCTATATGGACGTGATCGCGTTGCATCAGGCAGGTTTCACGGGCGCGGTGGCCCCGCTTGGGACCGCCATGACGCCCGAGCAACTCGAAATCCTCTGGCAGGCCACTTCATCCCCCATTCTCTGCTTCGACGGTGATGCCGCCGGTCGTCGGGCCGCCATTCGCGCCGCCGAAACCGCGCTACCCCTCATCTCCGCCGAACGCGGCCTGCGGATATGCCTCCTCCCCGAAGGTGAGGACCCCGACAGTCTGCTCCAGCATCGTGGCCGTGAGGCTGTCGCCACTCTCTTCGATCAGGCGCGTCCGTTGGCGGAGATGCTCTTCGATCTGCTCGCGGAAGGAACGCCAGCGCAGCCGACTCCCGAGCAGCGGGCTGCTCTCCGTGGCCGCCTCACGCAGGCCGCTGCGAAGATCGAGGACAAGACCCTTGGTTCCGAATACCGCTCCTCCTTGCTGGACAGGTTCTTTCAGACCTATCGGCAGAAGCGCCCGTCGTATGGCGGCGGCAAAGCATATGGCGGAGGCAGGTCAGGGAAGGCCGGTCCCGCTCTTCCTGACATCAGTCTCGGAGCACGGGCAGAGATACCTTTCAGTGGCGATCGGGGAAGTCTGGAGAAGCTGACCGATCTGGTGCTGCGTTATCCCTGGCTGGCCGAGCATGTCGGGGATGCCTGGTGTCGCCTGGCGCTCCCGGAGGATCTCACTGATCTGCGGTCTGCGATCATGATGTTTGTGGAGGAAGATCTGGATGCTGAAGGGCGATTCCATCCGGAAGACATGCATGTAAGGCTGATGCAGGTTCTGGCGATTCAGGGGCTCAGCGAGAAAGCGGACGTTGTGATCAGGGCTTCCTGCAGCCCGACAGCAGAACGCCGGCCAGATCCCGCAACGTCCGATGAGTCGCCCGAAATGCAATGGTGGCATTTCTATGCTAACGTGAATCGAGCGGAATTTGAGGCTGATGTCGTGCGGGATACCGAGGCCTGGACAAGAAATGGTATGGACCCTGAAGAATGGGACAGGCTGAAATCCCGAATCGATGCGCTCTCCGGATTGCGTCGGATGGAGGACGGGTCCAGTTGA
- the rpoD gene encoding RNA polymerase sigma factor RpoD encodes MATKTAAGTTPTSGEQDGDNALLDTRSGAVKRLIAKGRERGYITFDELNAVLPQDQMSSEQIEDVMAILSEMGIQVVENEDNDETDTAAEKPAEGEEEEEEEEAEAETEAGAESATGNVSENLGRTDDPVRMYLREMGSVELLSREGEIAIAKRIEAGRDEMIGGLCESPLTFRAIISWHERLKVGDMLLRDIVDLEAMQADQNGPEGVPAEGEDGEENSEDDAEETEEAEEADGAEGEGSGLSLSALEEKLKPDILIQFDEIEPLYEKLQKMQNKRLDALVAGEETTDRIEADYQALRLELVAKVEQVHLHNNRIEELVMQLKELFQSLNAFEGRMLRLAESCKVSRDDFLLKYRGHELEPGWMDMITTLPGKGWKNLVTKHTDTMNDLRTQVAELAQDTGLSVGEFRRVYATVARGERDSARAKKEMIEANLRLVISIAKKYTNRGLQFLDLIQEGNIGLMKAVDKFEYRRGYKFSTYATWWIRQAITRSIADQARTIRIPVHMIETINKLVRTSRQMLHEIGREPAPEELAEKLGMPLEKVRKVLKIAKEPISLETPIGDEEDSHLGDFIEDKTAIIPLDAAIQTNLREATTRVLASLTPREERVLRMRFGIGMNTDHTLEEVGQQFNVTRERIRQIEAKALRKLKHPSRSRKLRSFLDDN; translated from the coding sequence ATGGCGACTAAGACTGCAGCCGGGACGACCCCAACGTCTGGTGAACAGGACGGAGATAACGCACTCCTCGACACCCGCTCCGGCGCCGTTAAACGTCTGATAGCCAAGGGCCGTGAGCGTGGGTACATCACGTTCGATGAACTGAATGCGGTTCTCCCGCAGGATCAGATGTCTTCCGAGCAGATCGAGGATGTCATGGCCATTCTCTCTGAGATGGGCATCCAGGTCGTGGAAAACGAAGACAACGACGAAACCGATACAGCGGCTGAAAAGCCTGCTGAAGGTGAGGAAGAGGAAGAGGAAGAGGAGGCCGAAGCCGAGACTGAGGCTGGAGCCGAAAGCGCTACCGGAAATGTCAGCGAAAATCTTGGTCGCACGGATGATCCGGTCCGGATGTATCTGCGTGAGATGGGATCGGTGGAGCTCCTCTCCCGTGAAGGCGAAATCGCCATCGCCAAGCGCATCGAGGCCGGTCGGGATGAGATGATCGGTGGCCTCTGCGAGAGCCCGCTGACTTTCCGCGCCATTATCTCCTGGCATGAGCGCCTCAAGGTCGGCGACATGCTGCTGCGCGACATTGTCGATCTTGAAGCCATGCAGGCCGACCAGAACGGCCCGGAAGGCGTGCCTGCCGAGGGTGAGGACGGCGAAGAGAACAGCGAAGACGACGCGGAAGAGACGGAAGAGGCAGAGGAAGCCGATGGCGCCGAAGGGGAGGGCAGTGGTCTTTCCCTGTCAGCTCTTGAAGAGAAGCTGAAGCCCGACATTCTCATACAGTTCGACGAGATCGAGCCGCTCTATGAAAAACTGCAGAAGATGCAGAACAAGCGTCTTGATGCGCTCGTTGCCGGTGAAGAGACCACCGACAGGATCGAAGCTGACTATCAGGCGCTGCGGCTGGAACTGGTGGCGAAGGTTGAGCAGGTTCATCTGCACAACAACCGGATCGAAGAGTTGGTCATGCAGCTCAAGGAGCTGTTCCAGAGCCTGAACGCCTTTGAAGGCAGAATGCTCCGGTTGGCGGAAAGCTGCAAAGTTTCCCGTGACGACTTCCTGCTGAAATATCGTGGGCACGAGCTTGAGCCGGGCTGGATGGACATGATCACGACGCTTCCGGGCAAGGGCTGGAAAAACCTTGTCACGAAGCACACCGACACCATGAATGACCTGCGGACGCAGGTTGCCGAACTGGCGCAGGACACCGGTCTGTCTGTTGGTGAGTTCCGTCGCGTCTATGCCACTGTCGCCCGTGGCGAGCGTGATTCAGCCCGCGCCAAGAAAGAGATGATCGAGGCCAACCTGCGTCTCGTGATCTCCATCGCGAAGAAATACACCAACCGTGGTCTTCAGTTCCTCGACCTGATTCAGGAAGGCAATATCGGCCTGATGAAGGCGGTGGACAAGTTCGAGTATCGTCGCGGCTACAAGTTCTCCACATATGCGACATGGTGGATCCGTCAGGCCATCACGCGGTCCATTGCGGATCAGGCGCGCACGATCCGTATTCCGGTGCATATGATCGAGACGATCAACAAGCTGGTTCGCACGTCGCGTCAGATGCTGCATGAGATCGGTCGTGAGCCTGCGCCGGAAGAGCTGGCTGAGAAGCTGGGTATGCCGCTGGAGAAGGTTCGCAAGGTTCTCAAGATCGCCAAGGAGCCTATCTCCCTCGAAACACCGATCGGTGACGAGGAAGACAGCCATCTCGGTGACTTCATCGAGGACAAGACGGCCATCATCCCGCTGGACGCCGCCATCCAGACCAATCTGCGTGAAGCGACGACCCGCGTGCTCGCCTCTCTCACCCCGCGTGAAGAGCGTGTCCTGCGTATGCGCTTCGGTATCGGCATGAACACCGATCACACGCTGGAAGAAGTCGGGCAGCAGTTCAACGTGACCCGTGAACGTATCCGTCAGATCGAAGCGAAGGCGCTGCGCAAGCTCAAGCATCCAAGCCGTAGCCGCAAACTTCGGTCCTTCCTCGACGACAACTGA
- the ubiG gene encoding bifunctional 2-polyprenyl-6-hydroxyphenol methylase/3-demethylubiquinol 3-O-methyltransferase UbiG, which yields MHSAHDSDWQTTEPETATGQANASAASVSPEEIARFGAIAREWWDPTGPMRPLHAMNPLRIGWIDRHLPLRSRKQSPLTVLDLGCGAGLASEALAKAGHDVLGMDASAEGIAAARKHLEENPLPAGAGSLAYRIGSAEALVTEGVTFDAVVALEIIEHVTDPTAFMSMLASLVKPGGWVFVSTMNRTTRAFAFAKVGAEYIMRLLPVGTHDWRKFVTPSELGQYGRQAGLRLEDIAGMTPSLLGNGWRESRDLGVNYIGAFTRG from the coding sequence ATGCATTCTGCTCATGACAGTGACTGGCAGACAACAGAGCCGGAAACAGCAACCGGACAGGCCAATGCGTCGGCTGCCTCTGTTTCGCCTGAAGAAATCGCCCGCTTCGGCGCGATTGCCCGTGAATGGTGGGATCCGACCGGACCAATGCGTCCATTGCATGCCATGAACCCTCTCCGCATAGGCTGGATCGACCGTCATCTGCCGCTGAGAAGCAGAAAACAGTCACCGCTGACCGTGCTCGACCTCGGGTGCGGCGCAGGACTGGCCAGCGAGGCTCTGGCGAAGGCGGGGCACGACGTGCTGGGAATGGATGCGTCCGCCGAAGGCATTGCCGCCGCCCGCAAGCATCTTGAGGAAAACCCGCTACCCGCAGGGGCCGGCTCCCTCGCCTACCGCATCGGCAGCGCTGAAGCGCTTGTAACCGAAGGCGTGACGTTCGACGCCGTTGTGGCCCTTGAAATCATCGAGCATGTCACGGACCCCACTGCTTTCATGTCGATGCTCGCCAGTCTGGTGAAACCGGGCGGCTGGGTTTTCGTCTCCACGATGAACCGCACCACGCGCGCCTTCGCCTTCGCGAAAGTCGGGGCTGAATATATCATGCGACTTCTTCCTGTCGGCACGCATGACTGGCGCAAGTTCGTGACACCTTCCGAACTGGGACAGTACGGACGACAGGCCGGTCTGAGGCTGGAGGATATTGCCGGCATGACTCCTTCGCTATTGGGCAACGGCTGGCGGGAAAGTCGTGATCTGGGTGTGAATTATATTGGAGCGTTTACACGAGGCTGA
- a CDS encoding cyclopropane-fatty-acyl-phospholipid synthase family protein, whose protein sequence is MKILLIPLLRRFISVGSLGVVFADGSSTLFKGAQAGPHAAFRFTNSDAEKRLLINPGLGFGEAYMDGGIQPDGCTLYDLLNVMMINAMKPGGHIGEAVSAATRYARRSWIQFNPESRSRKNVAHHYDLDTRLYDLFLDKDRQYSCAYFRTGKETLDEAQEAKKRHIASKLLLDRPGLEVLDIGCGWGGMALTLARDYGAQVTGVTLSIEQLKIARARAQESGLSSQVRFELLDYRHVQTRYDRIVSVGMFEHVGIGHYEAFFRKVRECLKDDGVALLHSIGRSDEPGTTNPWIDKYIFPGGYSPSLSETFAAIEKTGLWVTDCEILRLHYAKTISIWRERFAEQREKAKALYDERFCRMFEFYLAGAELSFEVQGHMNFQIQLTRDINAVPLTRDYMFEAERSLK, encoded by the coding sequence ATGAAAATCCTACTTATTCCCCTTCTCCGGCGTTTTATTTCAGTGGGCTCTCTGGGTGTTGTCTTTGCTGATGGCTCTTCCACTCTCTTCAAGGGCGCACAGGCGGGCCCTCACGCTGCATTTCGTTTCACAAACTCGGATGCTGAAAAACGTCTGTTGATCAATCCTGGTCTGGGGTTTGGTGAAGCCTATATGGATGGCGGAATACAGCCTGACGGCTGCACACTTTATGATCTTCTGAATGTCATGATGATCAACGCCATGAAGCCGGGCGGTCATATCGGGGAGGCTGTTTCTGCGGCAACACGTTATGCCAGACGGAGCTGGATTCAGTTTAATCCTGAAAGTCGGTCACGCAAAAACGTCGCGCATCATTATGATCTCGATACACGCCTGTATGACCTGTTTCTGGACAAGGATCGTCAGTATTCCTGTGCTTATTTCAGAACAGGAAAAGAAACGCTGGATGAGGCGCAGGAAGCCAAGAAGCGCCATATAGCCTCAAAGCTTTTGCTCGATCGACCGGGGCTGGAAGTGCTCGATATCGGGTGTGGTTGGGGCGGAATGGCTCTGACGCTGGCGCGTGATTACGGCGCGCAGGTAACGGGCGTCACGCTTTCGATCGAGCAGTTGAAGATCGCCCGAGCGCGAGCGCAGGAATCCGGGCTTTCCAGTCAGGTGCGGTTCGAACTGCTTGATTACAGGCATGTTCAGACACGGTATGATCGCATTGTCTCTGTCGGTATGTTTGAGCATGTGGGCATTGGGCACTATGAGGCTTTTTTCAGGAAAGTGCGTGAGTGTCTGAAAGACGACGGTGTCGCCCTGCTGCATTCCATTGGCCGCAGCGATGAACCCGGAACGACCAACCCCTGGATTGATAAATATATCTTCCCCGGAGGTTATTCACCCAGCCTGAGCGAAACATTCGCTGCTATTGAAAAGACGGGATTGTGGGTAACGGATTGTGAAATCCTCAGACTCCACTATGCGAAAACGATATCCATATGGCGGGAGCGTTTTGCGGAGCAGCGTGAAAAAGCCAAAGCTCTGTATGATGAGCGTTTCTGCCGTATGTTCGAATTCTACCTTGCCGGCGCGGAACTTTCCTTTGAAGTGCAGGGACACATGAATTTTCAGATTCAGCTCACTCGCGACATCAATGCAGTTCCACTGACGCGAGATTACATGTTTGAAGCGGAAAGATCACTGAAGTAG
- the rpsR gene encoding 30S ribosomal protein S18: protein MSESNEINPGARRVAVGARRPFYRRRKACPFSGANAPKIDYKDVRLLSRFLSERGKIVPSRITAVSAKKQRELAQAIKRARFLALLPYVVG from the coding sequence ATGTCCGAAAGCAACGAAATCAATCCGGGCGCCCGTCGCGTAGCTGTTGGTGCGCGTCGTCCGTTCTACCGTCGTCGCAAGGCTTGCCCGTTCTCCGGGGCGAACGCGCCGAAGATCGACTACAAGGACGTCCGTCTGCTGAGCCGCTTCCTCTCGGAGCGTGGCAAGATCGTCCCTAGCCGTATCACGGCCGTGTCCGCGAAGAAGCAGCGTGAACTGGCTCAGGCCATCAAGCGCGCCCGCTTCCTTGCCCTGCTGCCCTACGTTGTGGGCTGA
- the rpsF gene encoding 30S ribosomal protein S6: MPLYETVLIARNDINQQQVEAVAEVIKGLLEADGGSIKKQEYWGLRSLAYRIKKNRKGHYMLLGLDAKPETLREVERQLSLNEDILRVLTLRVEEIDENPSPVLSRKGDDRGERGFRGPKPSGRFESGRSSRRSYDDREEYRARDENVEPAAE, from the coding sequence ATGCCATTGTACGAAACCGTGCTTATTGCACGTAATGATATCAACCAGCAGCAGGTTGAAGCTGTTGCCGAAGTGATCAAGGGTCTCCTTGAAGCTGACGGTGGCTCCATCAAGAAGCAGGAATACTGGGGTCTGCGTTCACTCGCTTACCGTATCAAGAAGAACCGCAAGGGCCATTACATGCTCCTCGGTCTTGACGCGAAGCCCGAGACCCTGCGTGAAGTTGAGCGTCAGCTGAGCCTGAACGAAGACATCCTGCGCGTCCTGACCCTGCGTGTTGAGGAAATCGACGAGAACCCGTCCCCGGTTCTGTCCCGCAAGGGCGATGACCGTGGTGAGCGTGGCTTCCGTGGTCCGAAGCCTTCCGGTCGCTTTGAAAGCGGTCGTTCCTCACGCCGTTCTTATGACGATCGCGAAGAGTATCGCGCTCGTGACGAGAACGTCGAACCGGCAGCGGAGTAA
- a CDS encoding nitronate monooxygenase family protein, with the protein MTAVAVQTARKELDQLWSRGTEFLGTEYAILAGAMSWVSERNLVAAISNAGGFGVIACGAMTPELLEKEIAGTQSLTSKPFGVNLITMHPQLDDLVQVCLRAGVGHIVLAGGIPPSAAIRAAKDGGARVVAFSPALVLAKRLIRMGVDALVIEGAEAGGHVGPVSLTVLAQEILPHVTDVPVFVAGGIARGDAIVGFLEQGASGAQLGTRFAAAAESIAHPRFKEAFVRAAARDAMTSVQLDPRFPVIPVRGLVNEGSRSFLVHQAETLRRFQSEELTKEEAQLEIEHFWAGALRRAVIDGDVENGSVMAGQSVGMVKSIQPVKDIIEELVGQAVGALVKRGARRGE; encoded by the coding sequence ATGACGGCAGTTGCTGTTCAGACCGCCCGTAAGGAACTTGACCAGCTCTGGTCACGCGGTACCGAGTTTCTGGGCACTGAATACGCCATTCTCGCTGGCGCCATGTCCTGGGTGAGTGAGCGCAATCTTGTCGCGGCCATCTCCAACGCGGGCGGTTTTGGCGTGATCGCCTGTGGCGCCATGACACCGGAGTTGCTGGAGAAGGAAATTGCGGGCACGCAAAGTCTGACCAGCAAGCCGTTCGGCGTGAATCTCATCACCATGCATCCCCAGCTTGATGATCTGGTTCAGGTCTGTCTCAGGGCGGGCGTAGGCCACATTGTTCTGGCTGGCGGCATTCCTCCCTCAGCCGCGATTCGTGCCGCAAAGGACGGTGGAGCGAGAGTCGTCGCATTTTCTCCGGCGCTTGTGCTGGCCAAACGTCTGATCCGCATGGGCGTCGATGCGCTGGTGATTGAAGGGGCAGAAGCGGGGGGGCATGTCGGGCCGGTCTCCCTGACCGTTCTGGCTCAGGAGATTCTGCCGCATGTCACGGACGTGCCTGTGTTCGTGGCAGGTGGTATTGCCCGTGGCGATGCGATCGTCGGCTTTCTTGAGCAGGGTGCGTCCGGCGCACAGTTGGGGACGCGTTTTGCGGCGGCGGCAGAGAGCATTGCCCATCCGCGTTTCAAGGAAGCATTTGTCCGGGCTGCTGCCCGGGATGCGATGACTTCCGTACAGCTTGATCCGCGGTTTCCTGTCATTCCGGTCCGTGGACTGGTGAACGAGGGCAGCAGGAGCTTTCTTGTGCATCAGGCTGAAACGCTTCGACGGTTTCAGTCTGAAGAATTGACCAAGGAAGAGGCTCAGCTTGAGATTGAGCATTTCTGGGCTGGCGCATTGCGCCGCGCCGTGATTGACGGTGATGTCGAGAACGGATCGGTCATGGCCGGACAGTCGGTTGGCATGGTAAAGAGTATCCAGCCGGTGAAGGACATTATTGAAGAACTCGTCGGGCAGGCGGTTGGCGCTCTGGTAAAACGGGGCGCTCGTCGGGGAGAGTGA
- a CDS encoding GNAT family N-acetyltransferase, translating to MEPVDRVVVDVTFLEMIHPPRFSAQSLPPGFRIEQEHVPTVALYRWLHTEIGGKHCWWMRRVKSDEELAAILAEPRRSLFLLKENGAVRGFFEFELHPHKTVNLAYFGLVPSMIGRGIGRVFLAQVIEMAWSANPLRVTVNTCTADHRRALPSYLAIGFRVLGVVREEWDIPVRLGLPVPEHLARL from the coding sequence ATGGAGCCTGTTGATCGGGTTGTGGTGGACGTCACCTTTCTGGAGATGATCCACCCCCCGAGGTTTTCTGCGCAGTCTCTGCCACCGGGTTTCCGGATCGAACAGGAGCATGTGCCGACTGTAGCGTTGTATCGCTGGTTACATACGGAAATAGGCGGGAAGCATTGCTGGTGGATGCGTCGGGTTAAATCCGACGAAGAACTGGCGGCTATTCTTGCCGAGCCGAGGCGATCACTCTTTCTGTTGAAAGAGAATGGTGCCGTCCGTGGTTTCTTCGAGTTTGAACTGCACCCCCACAAGACAGTCAATCTCGCTTATTTCGGTCTCGTGCCGAGTATGATCGGCAGGGGAATAGGACGCGTCTTTCTCGCGCAGGTCATTGAAATGGCATGGTCTGCGAACCCGCTTCGCGTGACGGTCAATACATGCACGGCAGATCACCGCAGGGCCCTCCCTTCCTATCTGGCGATCGGCTTTCGCGTGCTGGGCGTCGTGCGGGAAGAGTGGGATATCCCCGTTCGTCTGGGATTGCCCGTGCCGGAGCACCTCGCCAGACTCTGA
- the rplI gene encoding 50S ribosomal protein L9 — MAATEVILLQRVEHLGQMGDLVKVKPGYARNFLLPQGKAIRANAANRERFERERIQLEAQNIKRREEAERLSERMEGLTVVLIRQAGDGGNLYGSVSTRDIAQATTEAGLTISRNQVFLSHPIKSLGLYDVRVALHPEVSIAVRINVARTVEEAERQARGEVIGAEEETPVLELAEEETASEAPAEEEASA, encoded by the coding sequence ATGGCTGCAACTGAAGTTATCCTGCTCCAGCGCGTCGAGCATCTCGGCCAGATGGGTGACCTTGTAAAGGTGAAGCCGGGTTACGCCCGTAACTTCCTCCTGCCGCAGGGCAAGGCGATCCGTGCCAATGCTGCGAACCGCGAGCGCTTCGAGCGTGAGCGTATCCAGCTTGAGGCCCAGAATATCAAGCGTCGCGAAGAGGCCGAGCGCCTTTCCGAGCGTATGGAAGGCCTCACCGTTGTCCTGATCCGTCAGGCTGGTGACGGTGGCAACCTTTACGGTTCAGTCTCCACCCGTGACATCGCTCAGGCGACGACCGAGGCTGGTCTGACGATCTCCCGTAATCAGGTGTTCCTCTCGCACCCGATCAAGTCACTGGGGCTGTATGACGTTCGCGTCGCACTGCACCCGGAAGTTTCCATCGCTGTACGCATCAACGTGGCTCGTACGGTTGAAGAGGCTGAGCGTCAGGCTCGCGGTGAAGTGATTGGCGCCGAGGAAGAGACACCCGTTCTCGAACTCGCCGAGGAAGAGACTGCTTCCGAAGCTCCGGCTGAAGAAGAAGCTTCTGCATAA
- a CDS encoding aspartate kinase — translation MERTPPRIVMKFGGTSVGDLDRIRAVARRVQAQINAGCEVAVVVSAMSGETNRLVGFCESLSPLYDPREYDAVVATGEEVTSGLLALALQALGVNARSWQGWQVPIRTDSAHGKARIDSIDGEALSACMKEGQVPVIAGFQGVSPEGRVTTLGRGGSDTSAVAIAAAIKADRCDIYTDVDGVYTTDPRIVPKARKLAKITYEEMLELASVGAKVLQTRSVELAMKERVRVQVLSSFADEAPAENGHLPGSLVVDEDEIVEQELVTGIAYSRDEAKISMRRIPDRPGIAAAIFGPLSENNINVDMIVQSTGEDGMTNMTFTTSKTDLARAMAVIETARPGIQYGEVITDDAVVKISVVGVGMRSHAGVASTMFRTLSERGINIQVISTSEIKVSVLIPADYAELAIRALHTAYGLDAA, via the coding sequence ATGGAGCGCACTCCACCACGGATTGTCATGAAGTTCGGCGGCACGTCAGTGGGCGACCTCGATCGGATCCGTGCGGTCGCCAGGCGGGTTCAGGCGCAGATCAATGCCGGTTGCGAAGTGGCTGTCGTCGTCTCCGCCATGTCCGGAGAGACCAACAGGCTGGTCGGTTTCTGTGAAAGCCTGTCGCCACTTTATGACCCGCGCGAATATGACGCAGTGGTCGCTACTGGCGAGGAAGTCACCAGTGGTCTGCTGGCGCTCGCCCTGCAGGCGCTGGGAGTGAACGCCCGGTCCTGGCAGGGATGGCAGGTGCCGATCCGCACAGACAGCGCTCATGGCAAGGCCCGGATCGACTCCATCGACGGCGAGGCGCTGTCCGCCTGCATGAAGGAGGGGCAGGTGCCGGTCATTGCCGGATTCCAGGGTGTATCGCCGGAAGGGCGCGTGACGACACTGGGACGTGGCGGTTCCGATACGTCCGCTGTGGCCATTGCGGCCGCCATCAAGGCTGATCGCTGCGACATCTATACGGATGTGGACGGCGTTTATACGACCGATCCGCGGATTGTGCCGAAAGCCCGCAAGCTCGCCAAGATCACCTATGAAGAGATGCTGGAACTGGCATCCGTCGGCGCGAAGGTGCTGCAGACCCGCAGTGTCGAACTCGCCATGAAAGAGCGCGTGCGTGTGCAGGTGCTTTCCAGCTTCGCTGACGAAGCTCCCGCAGAAAATGGCCACCTGCCCGGGTCGCTTGTGGTTGATGAGGACGAAATCGTGGAACAGGAACTCGTTACCGGCATCGCTTACTCTCGCGACGAAGCCAAGATCTCGATGCGCCGCATTCCGGACCGTCCCGGTATCGCGGCCGCCATCTTCGGCCCGCTGTCCGAGAACAACATCAATGTCGACATGATCGTCCAGAGCACGGGCGAAGACGGCATGACCAACATGACCTTCACGACCAGCAAGACTGATCTTGCCCGCGCCATGGCGGTGATCGAGACGGCGCGTCCGGGTATTCAGTATGGTGAGGTCATCACTGACGACGCCGTAGTCAAAATCAGTGTGGTGGGTGTGGGTATGCGCTCGCACGCCGGCGTCGCCAGCACGATGTTCCGCACCCTGTCTGAGCGTGGAATCAACATTCAGGTTATTTCCACCAGTGAGATCAAGGTGTCCGTGCTGATTCCGGCAGACTATGCGGAACTGGCCATCCGCGCGCTGCATACAGCCTACGGGCTCGACGCAGCGTAA